The DNA sequence ATCGCTGCCGGTGTGCTTTACGTTCTGCAAAAAAACTCAGCACTTCCAGAAAGGTTGATAATTCTGAATCGGCTCGAAGGATGAAACCATAAGTTTGATTACTCAGGTTATTCATCGGCTTTCCTTGTAAGGCACACGAATTCGGGTGTCACGTTTCATGAACTGTGAGCAAGAAAGGTTGATTCCGAGTCGCTCTTGAAAGCAACCAGAAAAGCGGGGGGAACTAATCGGCAGAACAAGTCGCAGCACCCGACAGCTAGTAGCTGTCGAGTTTGCGACAGGTAACCCTTTTACGACATTGTATCTATAATTCGTATGCCGACGCCTGATCGCTGCCGGTGTGCTTTACGTTCTGCAAAAAAAATGGAACTCGAATATGAATCAACGCTTAAAGATGCCTGTCGTCCTCAAATAAGGCATTTCATCGGTAGCGAAACATATAAGAAGCAATTGATAGCCGGATGCCTTTGGTCTGGTTTTTTTGCGGCTCTGTTTGTTTGTGCGATTTCAAAGCTTATATTCGGCGAAGTTAACATCTATTACGTGGCCTTAGGTTTAGTTTTAGGAATCGTAACTGTGGCTCTTACACATAAAGACTCAGTCACGAAGCGTATTACTAAACACATGGATCGTGAGATTGGAGATAAGTTCCCGTATACGACGACATATCTGCTGGATGACGAATCATTAACATGTAGAAGTTTAGATACAGACATAACCTTTAAGCTAATGCACTGTTCTGATATTTCAGAAGTAGATGGTTATCTCGAAGTTCGATTTGGGGGACGAGGGCTTTGCACCATACCTCTTAGGGCTTTTACGACTGAATTTCAAAAATCGTCTTTTATCGATGCAATAAAAATTCAAGCAGAACAAGTCGCAGCACCCGACAGCTAGTAGCTGTCGAGTTTGCGACTGGCAACCGTTTGACGACATTGTATCTATATTTCGCATATTGGCGCCTGATCGCTGCCGGTGTGCTTTACGTTATGCAAAAAATATGACCTTCCACGGCTGGCTTCAAATTGAATTTATGGAGAACGATTCTTTATGCGGAGCAGATGTTCTCCAGATAGAGGATGACGCTATTGCTGCGATTCGAAAACGTATCGACTCAGTATCGGACTCAATTTCGATTTTCGAGATTAAGCGTGGTGGTAATGGGATGATCGTTTTGACCGTCCACGGAATTCGCAACCATAGGAACGAGCAGGTCATCGATCTGCTTCGGTGGTCCTCGGCGGAGTTCCCTGCAAGTTTCGGACTTCTGCATGTTTGGGATGACGAGCATCCAGAATACGATAATTGTTTTCGTGTATATCGATATGCTCATGGAGTCTGTTCAGAGATGGATGATCCGCATCTTTCTCCATGCCTTCCTACCATCGAGACTACATACAAAAATCAAGCATAACAAGTCGCTGCACCCGACGGAGAGTAGCTGCGCAGCCAGGTTTTCTGGTAGTTTAAACCATTAACACATAGATAAAGTATCCCGCCACTCTCCGCCGGTGAGCTTTACGTTGGGCAAAAAATAAAGATCTCATGTCGTGTGATATTTGTCAGAAATTTAATAGGTCAATGAGCCATTCAAATTGGTCACAGATCTTCGACTTATTGCTACTAGAATTACGGAATCATAATTTGATCTACATCGGAGGTGATTGCCCTCTGGATGAAACCGTAGATCACATTTGTAACGAAACTAAGTTTGCGGTA is a window from the Oceaniferula marina genome containing:
- a CDS encoding Imm7 family immunity protein, coding for MTFHGWLQIEFMENDSLCGADVLQIEDDAIAAIRKRIDSVSDSISIFEIKRGGNGMIVLTVHGIRNHRNEQVIDLLRWSSAEFPASFGLLHVWDDEHPEYDNCFRVYRYAHGVCSEMDDPHLSPCLPTIETTYKNQA